A genomic segment from Deltaproteobacteria bacterium encodes:
- a CDS encoding DedA family protein: MHELIDWLLATVGGMGYGGIFLLMAMESSILPVPSELVMPPAGYLAHRGEMNAWVAIACGTLGSLVGAYANYFAARYLGRPLVLKYGRFVGISEEKFSRVERFFLRHGEISTFIGRLLPVIRHLISLPAGMAGMGHLRFSLYTLLGAGIWCTVLTGIGYAIGENQALILRYSHVALTLTIIGCGLILAVYILVQRRKRQSAA; the protein is encoded by the coding sequence ATGCACGAGTTGATCGACTGGCTGCTGGCAACCGTTGGCGGCATGGGATATGGGGGGATTTTTCTGCTCATGGCCATGGAAAGTTCCATTTTGCCGGTGCCCAGCGAACTGGTCATGCCGCCGGCCGGGTATCTGGCCCATCGAGGCGAGATGAACGCCTGGGTGGCCATTGCCTGCGGCACGTTGGGGAGTTTGGTCGGGGCCTACGCCAATTATTTCGCGGCGCGCTACCTGGGGCGTCCCCTGGTGCTCAAGTACGGGCGTTTCGTGGGTATCAGCGAGGAAAAATTCAGCCGCGTGGAGCGTTTTTTCCTTCGTCATGGCGAGATTTCGACATTCATCGGCCGCCTGCTGCCCGTCATCCGCCATCTCATTTCCCTGCCGGCGGGCATGGCCGGGATGGGGCATCTGCGTTTTTCCCTCTATACCCTGCTCGGGGCGGGAATCTGGTGCACGGTGCTCACGGGCATCGGGTACGCCATCGGAGAAAATCAGGCGTTGATCCTGCGCTATTCCCACGTGGCCCTGACCCTGACCATCATCGGCTGCGGTCTGATCCTGGCCGTCTACATCCTTGTCCAGCGCCGCAAGCGTCAATCCGCGGCCTGA
- a CDS encoding response regulator, with product MFNLRTYRPLLSSSIIGRIAVLLVFLIVFAGAICVVYTHHIRKTLRETQDAARGMMLEDRQRTLIAAVQSMSGALGQMLAAQPPGQDPRELLRRVLDTARYEDNGYFFAYDTRGVNVVHPFFHEFQGQARLDIQDDAGRKYIRELTEKAMAGGGFVEYDFYKPGESERRTKLVYAHPIPGSDIWLASGLYIDDIEREQHQFAGIFARIHRQAILTVGWGVLMVLVLVVLPVSLFMARSIIKPWRQLERELIQAQKMEAIGIFAGGIAHDFSNVLGAISSCAELAMLDLPASHALHEDLRQISRAANRGKNLVRRIKKFSSTGDAPRRTVNLASIVEECMDFVQTVIPANVEVRRQIRGGKIWVTADPDQLLQVVMNLCTNAEQAMRGRKGVLTVCLDIIDLDAIEAQTMGLRAGLHARLSIQDNGVGMNPAVQKRIFEPFFTSRQSSGGTGLGLSMTQSIVTMHGGGITVASRPDQGTTFHVLLPCARRTEDELTEDRHRELPGGSESLLVVDDDADLRLSLAKLFTRLGYTVSAKADGAEALDLFLNDPDRFDLVFTDQVMPRMSGVELIAEIRKARPRLPIILCSGFEEEDLTHRLPQNLDDAGVAVFFRKPFDSADVCQGVRDLLDKRRGGDFCPSGDPCPRF from the coding sequence ATGTTCAACCTGCGCACCTACCGCCCCTTGCTCAGTTCCTCCATCATCGGCCGCATCGCCGTGCTGCTGGTGTTTCTGATTGTTTTTGCCGGCGCCATTTGCGTCGTGTACACGCACCACATCAGGAAGACCCTGCGCGAAACCCAGGACGCGGCCAGGGGCATGATGCTCGAAGACCGCCAGCGCACCCTGATCGCGGCGGTGCAGTCCATGAGCGGAGCCTTGGGCCAAATGCTCGCGGCCCAGCCTCCGGGACAGGATCCTCGGGAGCTGTTGCGGCGCGTCCTGGACACGGCCCGCTACGAGGACAACGGCTATTTTTTTGCCTACGACACACGGGGCGTGAACGTCGTCCATCCGTTTTTTCATGAATTCCAGGGCCAGGCCCGTCTGGATATCCAGGACGACGCCGGCCGCAAGTACATCCGCGAACTGACCGAAAAGGCCATGGCCGGGGGCGGCTTCGTCGAATACGATTTTTACAAGCCCGGCGAGAGCGAGCGCCGGACCAAGCTGGTTTACGCCCATCCCATTCCAGGGAGCGACATCTGGCTGGCCTCGGGGCTGTACATCGACGATATCGAGCGCGAGCAGCACCAATTCGCGGGGATTTTCGCCCGCATCCATCGTCAGGCCATCCTGACCGTGGGCTGGGGTGTGCTCATGGTCCTGGTGCTCGTGGTCCTGCCGGTCAGCCTGTTCATGGCGCGGTCCATCATCAAGCCCTGGCGCCAGCTGGAGCGCGAATTGATCCAGGCCCAGAAGATGGAGGCCATCGGTATTTTCGCCGGCGGCATCGCCCACGATTTCAGCAACGTGCTTGGCGCCATTTCGTCCTGCGCCGAGCTGGCCATGCTCGATCTGCCGGCCTCCCACGCGCTGCACGAGGATTTGCGCCAGATTTCCAGGGCCGCCAACCGTGGCAAGAATCTGGTCCGGCGGATCAAGAAGTTCAGCAGCACGGGCGACGCCCCGCGCCGAACCGTGAATCTGGCCAGCATTGTCGAGGAATGCATGGACTTCGTGCAGACCGTCATTCCGGCCAATGTCGAGGTCCGCCGCCAGATTCGGGGCGGAAAGATCTGGGTCACGGCCGATCCGGACCAGCTGCTGCAGGTTGTCATGAATCTGTGCACCAATGCCGAGCAGGCCATGCGCGGCCGCAAGGGAGTGCTCACGGTGTGTCTGGACATCATCGACCTCGACGCCATCGAGGCCCAGACCATGGGGTTGCGGGCCGGCCTGCATGCCCGGCTGTCGATCCAGGACAACGGCGTGGGCATGAATCCGGCCGTGCAAAAACGAATTTTCGAACCTTTTTTCACCTCGCGGCAGTCCTCCGGGGGCACGGGTCTGGGCCTGTCCATGACGCAAAGCATCGTGACCATGCACGGCGGGGGCATCACCGTGGCCAGTCGGCCAGATCAGGGGACCACGTTTCACGTTCTTCTGCCCTGCGCCCGGCGGACCGAGGATGAATTGACCGAAGACCGGCATCGGGAGTTGCCGGGAGGAAGCGAAAGCCTGCTGGTGGTGGATGACGACGCCGATCTGCGCCTGTCCCTGGCCAAGCTCTTTACCCGCCTGGGATACACGGTCAGCGCCAAGGCCGACGGGGCCGAGGCCCTGGATCTTTTTTTGAACGACCCCGACCGGTTCGACCTGGTGTTCACCGATCAGGTCATGCCGCGCATGTCCGGTGTCGAGCTTATCGCCGAAATCCGGAAAGCGCGGCCCCGGCTACCGATTATTTTATGTAGTGGCTTCGAGGAGGAGGACTTGACCCACCGCCTGCCCCAGAATCTGGACGACGCGGGCGTGGCGGTATTTTTTCGGAAACCTTTCGACTCGGCGGACGTGTGTCAGGGCGTGCGCGATCTGCTCGACAAACGCCGAGGGGGCGATTTTTGCCCGTCGGGAGACCCATGCCCACGATTCTGA
- a CDS encoding sigma-54-dependent Fis family transcriptional regulator, producing the protein MPTILIIDDDESMCHVLTRTVKRMGCEAVAVGTLAAGRSQARARSFDVVFLDVRLPDGNGLTMLRELLVQPSRPEIIIITGQGDPAGAELAISNGAWDYIEKTYSIQRISLTLKRALEYREARVEVRRVRGDQLSRERIIGASPSLLRALDQAALAAQGEAGVLLTGETGTGKELFARAIHQNSPRASGPFVVVDCAALPESIAQSILFGHKKGAFTGAEKDQSGLIPQADKGTLFLDEVGELPLAVQKNFLRAIQERTVRSLGDRDEKKSDFRLVAATNRDLEGMVEAGTFRDDLLYRLRGIHIHLPPLRERAGDIRLLAAHFLESRADGLPKTPSPDFLETLDAYDWPGNVRELIHALDHVRAVACLDPSFYPQHLPAPLRAKVARRRMAASQAVDRLPEPVSATGDIPRLQSYREEIWARAESEYLRGLLDSTGGNVKAAIHLSGLSQSRLYALLKKHGLIPRPNEK; encoded by the coding sequence ATGCCCACGATTCTGATCATCGACGACGACGAATCCATGTGTCACGTCCTGACCCGGACGGTGAAACGCATGGGGTGCGAGGCGGTCGCTGTCGGCACCCTGGCCGCCGGCCGCTCCCAGGCCAGGGCCCGGTCCTTTGACGTCGTTTTTCTCGATGTCCGCCTGCCCGATGGCAATGGGCTGACCATGCTTCGGGAGCTCTTGGTCCAGCCTTCCCGGCCGGAAATCATCATCATAACCGGGCAGGGCGATCCAGCCGGGGCCGAGCTGGCCATTTCCAACGGCGCTTGGGACTACATCGAGAAAACATACAGTATCCAGCGCATATCCCTGACCCTGAAGCGCGCTCTGGAATATCGCGAGGCCAGGGTCGAGGTGCGCCGGGTCCGGGGCGACCAGTTGAGCCGGGAGCGGATCATCGGGGCCAGCCCCAGCCTGCTTCGAGCCCTGGACCAGGCCGCATTGGCCGCCCAGGGCGAGGCCGGCGTGCTGCTGACCGGCGAAACGGGGACTGGCAAGGAGCTTTTCGCCAGGGCCATTCATCAAAACAGTCCGCGCGCCAGCGGCCCCTTTGTCGTCGTGGACTGCGCCGCCCTGCCCGAGAGCATTGCCCAGTCCATCCTTTTTGGCCACAAGAAAGGCGCCTTTACCGGGGCGGAAAAGGATCAATCCGGGCTGATTCCCCAGGCCGACAAGGGCACCCTTTTTCTGGACGAGGTTGGCGAATTGCCCCTGGCCGTGCAGAAAAATTTTCTGCGCGCCATCCAGGAACGGACCGTGCGTTCCCTGGGCGACCGGGACGAAAAAAAGAGTGATTTTCGTCTCGTGGCCGCCACCAACCGCGATTTGGAAGGCATGGTCGAGGCCGGCACCTTCCGGGACGACCTGCTCTATCGATTGCGCGGCATCCATATCCATCTGCCGCCCTTGCGCGAACGGGCGGGCGACATCCGTCTGTTGGCCGCCCATTTTCTCGAATCGCGCGCCGACGGCCTGCCCAAGACGCCCAGCCCGGACTTTTTGGAGACCCTGGACGCCTACGACTGGCCCGGCAACGTTCGGGAATTGATCCACGCCCTGGATCATGTCCGGGCCGTGGCCTGTCTTGATCCTTCGTTTTATCCCCAACATCTGCCCGCGCCGCTTCGGGCCAAGGTCGCCCGGCGACGCATGGCCGCCAGCCAGGCCGTGGATCGGCTTCCAGAGCCCGTGTCCGCCACGGGTGACATCCCCCGGCTGCAATCCTACCGCGAGGAAATCTGGGCCAGGGCCGAGAGCGAGTATCTGCGCGGCCTGCTGGATTCCACCGGTGGCAATGTCAAGGCCGCCATCCATTTGTCCGGCCTGTCCCAATCCCGCCTTTACGCCCTGCTCAAGAAGCACGGCCTGATTCCCCGCCCCAACGAGAAATAA
- a CDS encoding MarC family protein: MLNLFISLAIKLFFLLTPFFVLSVFLSMTEHMDKADQRRVAIRTTASVGIISLILYFAGNPIFSTLGITLDGFRIGAGSLLFLSGVSLVSGKRSSQEVAPDMDFAVVPLAIPITVGPATIGTLLILGAELGGPKERLIGAAALLCACLCVGVILRSARVLKKLLGSVGLSIMTKITGLVLSALAAQIVFTGIKNFLG; the protein is encoded by the coding sequence ATGCTTAATCTGTTCATCAGCCTGGCCATCAAGCTTTTCTTTTTGCTGACGCCCTTTTTCGTGTTGAGCGTGTTTCTGTCCATGACCGAGCACATGGACAAGGCCGATCAGCGCCGGGTGGCCATCCGGACCACCGCGTCCGTCGGTATTATCAGTCTGATTCTTTATTTCGCGGGTAATCCGATTTTTTCCACCCTGGGCATCACCCTGGATGGATTCCGCATCGGCGCGGGAAGTCTTCTTTTTTTGTCCGGGGTGTCCCTGGTCTCGGGCAAGCGTTCCAGCCAGGAAGTGGCCCCGGACATGGATTTCGCCGTGGTTCCCCTGGCCATTCCCATCACGGTCGGACCGGCCACCATCGGTACCTTGCTCATCCTTGGCGCGGAACTGGGCGGACCCAAGGAACGGCTGATCGGCGCGGCCGCCCTGCTTTGCGCCTGTCTGTGCGTCGGTGTCATCCTGCGCTCGGCCCGGGTGCTGAAGAAACTGCTCGGGTCCGTGGGACTGTCCATCATGACCAAGATCACCGGCCTGGTCCTCTCGGCCCTGGCCGCCCAGATCGTGTTTACCGGCATCAAGAATTTTCTCGGATAA
- a CDS encoding SLC13/DASS family transporter — translation MVQKLLKIIVPTIIMVLFAACCSAAEAAEPPVMNAYITLAILGVAGILFFTELVPLPITAMLVPVALSIFNIIPAKAAFANFGNEWVVIFMAMFVVGEATFVTGFADKVGALTVKLSGGNEVKLLLFSMIAIGGLSAFLSNTGTTVVAIPMIMGMCAKAGIKPGKILMPVAFAAGLGGAITLVGTPPNGLVNSVLSKMASEGYQPFGFFEFAKFGIPLTIVGILYFALIGKNFLPDTGNGFDLDQDEKLATQVPKVKRPEKMGICLAIFAFVVAVMATEFMPLVTAAMLGACLMVITGCMTMKEAFKSIDWTTIFLFAGTLALSAALDKSGAAKLIATAVVSQVSDPYMLMAVVCGLTAIVTNFMSNTATAALMAPLAVPIAMQGGVSPLPLLMGIAMSASACFLTPIATPPNTIVLGPGKYKFMDYFKAGWPLQIISYIMCVVFIPMIWKF, via the coding sequence ATGGTTCAGAAATTGTTGAAAATCATCGTGCCCACCATCATCATGGTACTTTTCGCCGCCTGTTGCTCCGCCGCCGAGGCGGCCGAGCCTCCGGTCATGAACGCCTACATCACCCTGGCCATTCTCGGCGTGGCCGGCATCCTCTTTTTCACCGAACTCGTGCCCCTGCCCATCACGGCCATGCTCGTGCCCGTGGCGCTGAGCATTTTCAACATCATTCCGGCCAAGGCCGCTTTCGCCAATTTCGGCAACGAATGGGTGGTCATCTTCATGGCCATGTTCGTGGTCGGCGAGGCCACCTTTGTCACGGGCTTCGCGGACAAGGTCGGCGCCCTCACGGTCAAGTTGTCCGGCGGTAACGAGGTCAAGCTGCTTCTTTTCTCCATGATCGCCATCGGCGGTCTGTCCGCCTTTCTGTCCAACACCGGGACCACGGTCGTGGCCATTCCCATGATCATGGGAATGTGCGCCAAGGCCGGCATCAAGCCGGGAAAAATTCTCATGCCCGTGGCCTTTGCCGCCGGCCTGGGCGGCGCGATCACTCTGGTCGGTACCCCGCCCAACGGCCTGGTCAATTCCGTGCTGTCCAAGATGGCCAGCGAAGGCTACCAGCCCTTCGGTTTTTTTGAGTTCGCCAAGTTCGGTATCCCGCTGACCATCGTCGGTATTCTTTATTTCGCCCTGATCGGGAAAAACTTTCTACCCGATACCGGCAACGGTTTTGATCTGGACCAGGACGAAAAGCTGGCCACCCAGGTTCCCAAGGTCAAACGCCCGGAAAAAATGGGCATCTGCCTGGCCATCTTCGCCTTTGTCGTGGCGGTCATGGCCACGGAATTCATGCCTCTGGTCACGGCGGCCATGCTCGGCGCCTGTCTCATGGTCATCACCGGCTGCATGACCATGAAGGAAGCCTTCAAATCCATCGACTGGACAACCATTTTTCTGTTCGCCGGCACCCTGGCCCTGTCCGCGGCCCTGGACAAAAGTGGCGCGGCCAAGCTCATCGCCACGGCCGTGGTCTCCCAGGTCAGCGATCCGTACATGCTCATGGCCGTGGTCTGTGGCCTGACGGCCATTGTCACCAACTTTATGTCCAACACGGCCACGGCCGCCCTGATGGCACCCCTGGCCGTGCCCATTGCCATGCAGGGCGGCGTCTCGCCCCTGCCGCTTTTGATGGGCATCGCCATGAGCGCCTCGGCCTGTTTCCTGACCCCCATCGCCACCCCGCCCAACACCATCGTGCTGGGCCCCGGCAAGTACAAATTCATGGACTATTTCAAGGCCGGCTGG